In Thermocrinis jamiesonii, one genomic interval encodes:
- the fabZ gene encoding 3-hydroxyacyl-ACP dehydratase FabZ, protein MEIDEIMQILPHRYPLLLVDKIIELELGKRIVGLKNVSINEPYFQGHFPGFPLMPGVYILEALAQVGGILMIKSLDLEIGKYAVVFAGIDEARFKRPVYPGDQLVLELEAVSLKKSLSKMKGIAKVNDQLVAEAVLYASARELSQLKR, encoded by the coding sequence ATGGAAATAGACGAGATAATGCAAATACTTCCTCATCGCTATCCACTGCTGTTGGTGGACAAAATCATTGAGCTTGAGCTTGGAAAGAGAATAGTGGGTTTAAAAAACGTATCCATCAACGAGCCTTACTTTCAGGGACACTTTCCCGGCTTTCCCTTAATGCCCGGCGTATATATTCTTGAAGCGCTGGCGCAGGTGGGAGGAATACTGATGATTAAGTCTTTGGACTTGGAAATAGGAAAATACGCTGTGGTTTTTGCAGGCATAGATGAAGCAAGGTTTAAACGACCTGTGTATCCCGGAGATCAGCTTGTGCTTGAGTTGGAGGCAGTTTCTCTAAAAAAGAGCCTTTCCAAAATGAAGGGTATTGCAAAGGTTAATGATCAGTTAGTAGCAGAGGCAGTGCTTTACGCCTCCGCAAGGGAACTGTCCCAACTCAAAAGGTAG